The stretch of DNA AAAAAGTAACAATGCTCTAACCTCACATAATCACTTATAATCTAAGCCTGAACGATACTACTACATCTCCTGTATACAGTAGAAAGGAAAAACAGAGTGGAAAAGGTGAACTGTGATTTCTGCCATAGGGGTCCAATGTAGAAAACAAAACTGGAAATAAGCAAGTTAGTAAGATGTCAATTGATCTTATTCATGTTTTCTCGATGAAATGGGAAGCCTGACCAAGTAGCATGTAAATGAAACCATACATAACTTGTGAGTCCAATTAAGTTGATTCCAAACATATTTGTCAATCTAAGGAGGATTCTAAGTTGACTCTAGCCTATCACATATCCACATTGATTGATTATATCTAATATGATacatccttttttttttccttttcacagCATTCCAGTCACTGCAACAAGTTCTCAGACTGCTTAAAACGCATGTTTGTGAACAATTagatgaaatatgcaattgcaccAACGAGGCAGCTGTTGCAGCTGCAGACAAAACACAGAATGGTTGATTTATAGTATCCAGATTGCTGCTAAAAAGTAGTACAAAAACTAACAAACAAAACAAATATGTAATGACCAACATTTCTCAAACAAAACCAATTTTCTAGGCAACACTAAATCACCGTAAGCATCATACCACACACAAATTAATAGCAATAACCAGGCCAAAGCTCCCCGATCTCACGCCATCGCAGATCCGCACCGACCCCGTGATGATAAAATAAACAGGCTAAACACACCGCAACCCGACGGTAAAGTCCCACAAGGTTAGGGAGGAGGCGAGGCGGCACCTGTAGTTAGGGTTTAGCTCGGGCGGGACGGAGAGGGACTGGGAGCAGACGGAGCAGGGCGGGTCGGGGGGCTGGATCAGGCACCGCGCGTTCGGGACCGCGCTCGAGCACCCCGTGCCCAGGAACACCAGCGACGACGAAGCGGGAGGGGGCgcgtcgtcgccgccggcggTGTGGCCGTTGGGGATGGCAGCGGCCATTGGGTTTGCCGGAGCGAGACCGCGAGCGACCGTGGCGAGGCGGAGGATGTGAAGCCTGCGGCACGGAGTACAATACGACGACGGGATTTGCACACAGGCACGTGCAAAATAAAGCTATTTCTAGTCCTGTGATTTTACATTTGTGATCTGTGATATACTTCGTCAGTTTCAGAGAAAAATGTAATGTAATTGTATTATAGGTTTAAAATAAGGTAAGTCGAATTTTTATGAAGTTTAATTAAACTAATATCAAatagtattaatatttatatttcaaatagatttactgtgaaaatatatttatataaataaCCTGATGATACTTATTAAGCGTCATAAACCTTTGTACTTTTGTATaaattttgatcaaatttaaatTTGTTGGATTGTTCGGTAGGTGAGAATGAATTTTTTTATTAGGAGTATTACCATGTACTTAGGCTAAGCACGTGCAGAATTTTGGACTCTCTAACATCAAATATTGCTCATTCACAGGTGCATATCTACCAAAAAAATTATGTATCTTAATGTATAAGCAGTGGTTGGAAATTGGAATAATGCTTCTTACAAAGAAATATGACTTCGCGTCAAAGGAGTCAATGTGAATAGGTAGAGGAAGTGGAGACTAATCATATATAAAATGTTTATTTATATGTCCAATGTATGCTCTCATTCTTTTCGTACTGGTGAGTAGAAGAACTGAGATCAAAGTTATCATGTATTGTACTTAAAGATAAAAGAAGGGGTTAAGATAATAAGCAATGAATCAAAAGGAAGCACTTGATAGGACACAAAATTAGACAATTCTTTTATAGGGGTGGAGGTCAAAAGAGGATGAGGTAATGGACTAAAGATGTGCTAATGAATTAGGATATGTTTCTTCCTTGACATACAGAAGGAGAAGACAGGCTCAACAACATCCCAACACCAACAGTGGTACAGTCAGCTAAGAGAAATCTACTCCTTATTACCCTTATAATTGTATACCACTGCATCTCTCACAATTAACGGATCCTATGAACAGTACACCCGTTAAATAGAACAGTGACGGATCCTATGAACAGTACACCCGTTAAGTACAACTCTAACGGTTTGGATCCAGCGAACAGTGTAACCGTTATCCTCCAGTGAACAGTACACCCGTTATGCTAAATAGTAACGGATTCAATTAATAGTGCGTACCCGTTATGTTTAACAGTAATGGATCCAATGAACAGTACACACCGTTAGTATTTTCTAATGGATCCTAACCCGTGCAACTGCACGGGGATCCTGGCTAGTATCtactcaatctagaagaaagaGAAATAAAGAATTCATCTCTCTAGCGCGTACGTTTCTTAAAAAAATCACTCGTTGACATATTTTACCACtatctattattattattattattatttaattgtTCCAAAGAGGTTGTTGGGTACGCCCTAAATATGTAATTTCGAAATTTCTTACAACCAATGGACATTTCAGCAAAATTGACCTGACCCGCAGCTGCTTCTGGCTTCTGCTACCCAACTGACTCCGACCGTGGCGGAGGCCACCGGCGGCATCAGCCTGCCATTGCCGACTACTCACAGAATCACATATTCCCCGGCGCTGGCCTCTCGCATGCACGAGCACACGCCATGCTCAGGCACCTAACCAAAAACCCATTGCTCCCGCTCCgatgccgccgcctcctccatcCCAACCGGCTCTGTGCCACCGCCACATCGTCGGCGGCCGCCGGTGAGATCACGCCGTTTCCCGCCGCAAACGAGACTCCCCTCGAAGATGACCTCGCGGAGGAGTTGCGCAGCCGCCTCGTGCGCGACACCTGCAGGCTGCTCGAGCTCCGGGACTCGTGGAGCGCCAAGCTGGAGGCGCAGCTCCGGCACCTCCTCCGCGCGATGACCCCGTCGCAGGTCCGCGCCGTGCTGCGCGCGCAGGCGCAGCGGGACGCTCGCGCCGCGTTCGAGTTCTTCCGCTGGGCTGACCGCCAGTGGAAGTACCGCCACGCCCCGGAGGTGTTCGACGAAATGCTGGTGCTCCTCAGCCGCACCAGGCTCCACGACCCGGCGCGCCGCGTCATGCGCCTCATGATCCGGCGTGGCATGCCCCGGGGCACGCGGCAGTTCGCGCACCTCATGCTCTCGTACAGTCGCGCTGGGAAGCTCCGCTCCGCCATGCGCGTGCTCCAGCTCATGCAGAAGGATGGGTGTGCGCCTGACATATGTATATGCAACATGGCGGTGAATGTGCTTGTTGTGGCCGGACGCATCGACAAGGCACTCGAGTTTGCTGAAAGGATGCGTCGTGTTGGGGTTGACCCGGACGTGGTCACGTACAATTgcctaatcaagggattgtgcggaGCTCGTCGTATCGTTGATGCACTGGAGATGATCAGCTCAATGCTGCAAAATGGGTGCCTGCCAGATAAGATTAGCTACTTTACAGTGATGAGCTTCTTGTGCAAGGAGAAGAGGGTGGCAGATGTGCAGAATTTGCTTGAGAGGATGAGTGATGCAGGTATATTTCCAGATCAGGTCACGTATAACATGCTTATTCATGGTCTTGCAAAGCATGGTCATGCAGACGAGGCATTGAGTTTCTTGAGGGAGTCAGAGGGGAAAAGATTCCGTGTTGACGAGGTCGGCTATAGTGCGACTGTGCATTCATTTTGCTTGAATGGTAGGATGGCAGAGGCAAAGGAAATTATAGGCGAGATGATTTCAAAGGGGTGCCGCCCTGATGTTGTAACATATAGTGCGGTTGTAGATGGATTCTGCCGGATTGGGGAACTCGATCAGGCAAGAAAGATGATGAAGCATATGTATAAGAATGGTTGCAAGCCCAATACAGTCACGCATACTGCACTGTTAAATGGGCTTTGCAAAGTTGGGAAAtcttcagaagcatgggaattGCTAAACAAGAGCGAAGAAGAGTGGTGGACTCCAAGTGCTATCACATACAGTGTTGTTATGCATGGATTTCGGAGGGAAGGGAAGTTAAAGGAATCATGTGATGTTGTAATGCAGATGTTGCAGAAGGGTTTCTTCCCCACAACAGTGGAGATTAACTTGTTGATTCACGCATTATGCAATGAACGAAAACCAGCAGATGCCAAAGACTTCATGGAGCAGTGCCAAAGCAAGGGCTGCTTCATTAATGTTGTTAACTTCACTACTGTAATTCATGGATTTTCTAGGCAGGGTGATCTGGAATCAGCACTATCTTTGCTGGACGACATGTATCTGACCAACAGGCATCCTGATGTTGTTACATACACTGTTGTTGTTGATGCTTTAGGAAGGAAAGGTAAAATGAAAGAAGCAACATCACTTGTAGAGAAAATGCTTAATAGAGGTTTGCACCCTACACCTGTCACATACAGGACTGTGATACATAGATATTGTGAAAAGGGTGCAGTTGAAGATTTACTCAATCTTCTGGATAAGATGTTAGCAAAAGAAGGGTTTAGTAGTGCATATAATCAGGTCATTGAGAAGCTATGTGCATTTGGTAAACTTAGTGAGGCTAACAATCTCCTCAGCAAGGTACTAAGAACTGCCTCAAAAAGAGATGCTCAAACATGCCACATTTTGATGGATAGTTTTCTGAATAGAGGACTCCCACTTCAATCATATAATGTGGCCTGCCGCATGTTCCAGAGAAACTTAATTCCTGATCTTAAATTATGTCAAAAGGTTGACAGTCAGTTGGCCCTAGCGGGTGAGAAACAAGCTGCTGGAAAGCTTATCATTAAGTTTGTTGAAAGAGGTATTCCAGAACAAGAAAAACAAGATTACTAATTTGTATCATAGTCCTCTGGTATTACCTGTCTTTATTGAGAGGACAGTTGAGCTTTAGTGAACAATCCATTGCATCCTAATCAAGGAAATTATATGGTTTTGTACCTTATATGGAGACTCAAGCCGAGGGTACATCTCATGAGTCTTAAATGTACAGTAACATATCATCAGCTCTTACTGGACCTGAAAATGTATGCAGCCTGGTGCCACTTTCAGTTTGGTGACTGGTGAGAATTAGCTATGATGTTTTTTCTTTGAGCTGTAGCTTTGAATCGTTAATTGAAAAGTTAGAGCATAATCAGTTTTTTATTGATATCTCCTATTTTTATTTGAGAGGCAGAGAgagatggagagagaatgaTAGGGGATATCTGCACTAGAAATTGACAGTTTCTGTGCTCATAAATCTTGTTCGTTCAGTCTGTTGGTGCATGAATACATCCATATTCTATTGACTGGAGGATAGCTCTATTTTTTGTGCTTCCCGCCTTCCCCACTGACACCGTTCTTCTTGCCCCTGTACAGCCTCCAATTTGCTGTGAAATTTGGCTTGGGTCTATACATCTACTGAGGATGGATCCTTGCAGTGTATTCATGCTCCAAATCTTGCTTGTTTTAT from Sorghum bicolor cultivar BTx623 chromosome 8, Sorghum_bicolor_NCBIv3, whole genome shotgun sequence encodes:
- the LOC8084413 gene encoding pentatricopeptide repeat-containing protein At5g41170, mitochondrial, with the translated sequence MLRHLTKNPLLPLRCRRLLHPNRLCATATSSAAAGEITPFPAANETPLEDDLAEELRSRLVRDTCRLLELRDSWSAKLEAQLRHLLRAMTPSQVRAVLRAQAQRDARAAFEFFRWADRQWKYRHAPEVFDEMLVLLSRTRLHDPARRVMRLMIRRGMPRGTRQFAHLMLSYSRAGKLRSAMRVLQLMQKDGCAPDICICNMAVNVLVVAGRIDKALEFAERMRRVGVDPDVVTYNCLIKGLCGARRIVDALEMISSMLQNGCLPDKISYFTVMSFLCKEKRVADVQNLLERMSDAGIFPDQVTYNMLIHGLAKHGHADEALSFLRESEGKRFRVDEVGYSATVHSFCLNGRMAEAKEIIGEMISKGCRPDVVTYSAVVDGFCRIGELDQARKMMKHMYKNGCKPNTVTHTALLNGLCKVGKSSEAWELLNKSEEEWWTPSAITYSVVMHGFRREGKLKESCDVVMQMLQKGFFPTTVEINLLIHALCNERKPADAKDFMEQCQSKGCFINVVNFTTVIHGFSRQGDLESALSLLDDMYLTNRHPDVVTYTVVVDALGRKGKMKEATSLVEKMLNRGLHPTPVTYRTVIHRYCEKGAVEDLLNLLDKMLAKEGFSSAYNQVIEKLCAFGKLSEANNLLSKVLRTASKRDAQTCHILMDSFLNRGLPLQSYNVACRMFQRNLIPDLKLCQKVDSQLALAGEKQAAGKLIIKFVERGIPEQEKQDY